The window GCATGCGCTTCGACCTCTCCCGGCTCGAGGACCTGCGCCTCGCGGTGGACGAGGCGAGCAACTACGCCATCGCCCATGCCCCCCGCGAATCCTCGCTGGAAGTTGAAATAGATCCCGGGAAGGAGTACCTTGAAATCGTCCTTAAATCGGAGCTGGCCGCGAACGGCGAAACGCGTTCCGCTATACCCGAGTCGTTCAGCCGCATGATCATGGAATCCGTCGTCGACCAGGTGGACCTGCAGAGGGAGGAGGCTGCCTGCCGCATTTCCCTGCGGAAGAAATTACCCGGCTAGGAAGGCTTCACCGAGGCGCATCCTTCCATGAGGAGTCGTTCCGTGAGGGAAGAAGAGCGACGGCAAGAGCGAAGGGAGAGGATCCGGGAGCTTTTCAAGCTCCTGAGAGAGACCGGGGATCCAAGGGTCCGGGACGAACTCATCTCCCTCAACATCCACCTGGTGGAGTACCTGGCCAGGAAATTCGCCAACCGCGGGGAACCCCTCGAGGACCTTCTCCAGGTGGGCTTCGTGGGTCTCATCAAGGCCATCGACCGCTACGACCTGGACCGCGGCGTGGAGTTCAGCACCTATGCCACCCCCACCATCGTGGGCGAGCTCAAGCGCTACTTCCGCGACAAGGGCTGGGCGATCCGCATCCCCCGCCGCCTGCAGATGCGCGACCTCGAGCTCAACCAGGCCATCGACCAGCTCACCCAGGAACTGCACCGCTCTCCCACCCTGCAGGAGGTGGCCGAGCACCTCGATGTGAGCCTGGAGGAGGTGGTTGAGATACTGGAGAGCTCTTACGCCGCCAACTATCTCAGCCTGGACAGCATCTACCTGAACGAAGGCGATGACCGCGGCTTCTGCCTTCTTGACTACCTGGGGGGGGAGGACAACGACTTCTCGCTGGCGGAGGACCGCGACGCGCTGGCCAAGCTTCTCACCCGCCTCTCGGACCGCGAGCAGAAGGTCATTTACATGCGTTTCTTCCGCGGCCTTACCCAGATGGAGATCGCCAGGGAGTTGAACATCTCCCAGATGCACGTATCGCGCCTGCTGCGCAAGATACTCGACAAGCTCCGCGACGACCTGGGTACGGACATGGCGCCCTGAGGGGCCCGCGGGAAGACGAC of the Actinomycetota bacterium genome contains:
- a CDS encoding SigB/SigF/SigG family RNA polymerase sigma factor, producing the protein MRSRSVREEERRQERRERIRELFKLLRETGDPRVRDELISLNIHLVEYLARKFANRGEPLEDLLQVGFVGLIKAIDRYDLDRGVEFSTYATPTIVGELKRYFRDKGWAIRIPRRLQMRDLELNQAIDQLTQELHRSPTLQEVAEHLDVSLEEVVEILESSYAANYLSLDSIYLNEGDDRGFCLLDYLGGEDNDFSLAEDRDALAKLLTRLSDREQKVIYMRFFRGLTQMEIARELNISQMHVSRLLRKILDKLRDDLGTDMAP